The following is a genomic window from Pseudomonadota bacterium.
GGCTGCTCGCCGCGATAGGCACCGCGGCTGGTTACGTTGACGATGATGCCGCCGCCACGAGTGCGGTAATGTTGGATGGCGGCACGGCAAAGATCGCCCGGCGCCTGAAGATTGACTTGCAGGGTACGTGCCCAGCTGGCGTGCCAATCCTCAAGATTCGAATCGACAGCGGCTGGCTCATAGACCGCAGCATTGTTGACCAACACGTCGATCCGCCCCTTCCAGGCGAGCGCCTCATCCCACAAGCGGGCGACTTCCTCGGGCTTGGCAAGGTCGGCGGAGATCGCCTTGCTGCGCTCCGCTCCTGCCGCATCGACCAGGCGCGCCGCCGCGTCATGGCTCTTGCCGTAATGCAGGATCACTTCGCCGCCGGCGGCGATAGCCTGCTCGAAGGCCGCTTTGCCGATGCCGCGCGATGCGCCGGTGATAAGAATTACTTTGCCGTCCAACTCAGCCATGGTGTCGCTCCCTAACGTTACAAGAATCTGTTGATAGTAAACCCGTCCAATGAAACCGCCGGCGGGCGGCCCGAGATTATATCTGCGATTACCCGCCCAGAGCCACAGGCCAATGTCCACCCGAGGCTGCCATGGCCGGTATCGACGTAAAGATTGTCGCAAGGTGTCGGTCCAATGATCGGGGTACAATCGGGCGTCAGGGGCCGCAAGCCGGTCCATAGCTCTGCTTTCGAGGGATCGCCGCAATTCGGCAGGATCGCCATGAGATCGTCGAGCAGGGCGGCGGCGCGGCGCGGATCGGCACGTTTGTTGAAGCCGTCCAGCTCCGCCGTGCCGGCGATGCGCAAGCGGTTGCCGAACGGCGTGATGCCGGTTTTATGCGCGACATCCTGTAGCGCCATTTTGGGCGCACCGGCCCCGTCGGCTAGAAGCGTCTGGGCGTACCCCTTGACCGGATAGATCGGCACGCGAAGTCCGAGCGGGCGCAACAATTGGGCGCTGTGGCAGCCGAGCGACAGCAGCACGGTATCTGCCGTAACATCGCCCTGATCGGTTTCCACGCCCGTCACC
Proteins encoded in this region:
- a CDS encoding SDR family NAD(P)-dependent oxidoreductase, whose amino-acid sequence is MAELDGKVILITGASRGIGKAAFEQAIAAGGEVILHYGKSHDAAARLVDAAGAERSKAISADLAKPEEVARLWDEALAWKGRIDVLVNNAAVYEPAAVDSNLEDWHASWARTLQVNLQAPGDLCRAAIQHYRTRGGGIIVNVTSRGAYRGEQPEYCHYSASKGGLGSLTRTISRAFGKDGVLAYAVSPGWTATDMALQGATPEHLAAAVRDMPLGEITPPEDVAEIITFLSSGRARHATGITVDVTGGSYIR